From the genome of Zonotrichia albicollis isolate bZonAlb1 chromosome 20, bZonAlb1.hap1, whole genome shotgun sequence, one region includes:
- the RPS6KA1 gene encoding ribosomal protein S6 kinase alpha-1 isoform X1, with protein MPLAQLAEPWPDMELVHLDTENGQPAPEEGGNPPSQAKSDITWIEKDLVDSADKGEGVVQEINITHHVKEGSEKADPSQFELLKVLGQGSFGKVFLVRKITPPDTNHLYAMKVLKKATLKVRDRLRTKIERDILADVNHPFVVKLHYAFQTEGKLYLILDFLRGGDLFTRLSKEVMFTEEDVKFYLAELALGLDHLHSLGIIYRDLKPENILLDEEGHIKLTDFGLSKEAIDHEKKAYSFCGTVEYMAPEVVNRQGHSHSADWWSYGVLMFEMLTGALPFQGKDRKETMTLILKAKLGMPQFLSAEAQSLLRALFKRNPANRLGSGPDGAEEIKRHPFYSTIDWNKLYRREIKPPFKPAVGQPDDTFYFDTEFTSRTPKDSPGVPPSAGAHQLFRGFSFVATGLMEDGKVHPPQPALHSVVQQLHGKNVQFSDGYVVKEAIGVGSYSVCKRCIHKATNMEYAVKVIDKSKRDPSEEIEILLRYGQHPNIITLKDVYDDGKYVYLVTDLMRGGELLDKILRQKFFSEREASSVLHMICKTVEYLHSQGVVHRDLKPSNILYVDKSGNPESIRICDFGFAKQLRADNGLLMTPCYTANFVAPEVLKRQGYDEGCDIWSLGVLLYTMLAGCTPFANGPSDTPEEILTRIGGGKFSISGGNWDTISDMAKDLVSKMLHVDPHQRLTAKQVLQHPWITQKDSLPQSQLNHQDIQLVKGAMAATYSALNSSKPSPQLKPIESSILAQRRVKKLPSTTL; from the exons ATGCCGCTCGCCCAGCTGGCCGAGCCCTGGCCCGACATGGAGCTGGTGCATCTGGACACGGAG AACGGGCAGCCAGCTCCAGAAGAAGGTGGGAATCCTCCATCCCAG GCAAAGTCTGACATCACTTGGATAGAGAAAGACCTGGTGGACTCTGCAGACAAG GGGGAAGGTGTCGTGCAGGAAATCAACATCACCCACCATGTGAAGGAGGGCTCTGAGAAGGCTGATCCCTCACAGTTTGAGCTCCTGAaggtgctgggacagggctcTTTTGGCAAG GTTTTCTTGGTGAGAAAAATAACTCCCCCAGACACCAACCACCTCTATGCCATGAAAGTGCTGAAGAAGGCGACACTGAAAG TGCGGGACCGACTGAGGACAAAGATAGAAAGGGACATCCTGGCTGATGTCAACCATCCCTTTGTGGTGAAACTCCACTATG CATTCCAGACAGAGGGGAAGCTGTACCTCATCTTGGATTTCCTCAGAGGAGGTGACCTTTTCACTCGGCTTTCCAAAGAG GTCATGTTCACTGAGGAGGATGTGAAGTTCTacctggcagagctggcactgggacTCGACCACTTGCACAGCCTGGGGATCATCTACAGGGACCTCAAGCCAGAGAA CATCCTCTTGGATGAGGAGGGGCACATCAAACTCACAG ATTTTGGTTTGAGCAAGGAGGCCATAGACCACGAGAAGAAAGCCTACTCGTTCTGTGGGACCGTGGAGTACATGGCCCCAGAGGTGGTCAATCGCCAGGGCCACTCGCACAGTGCTGACTGGTGGTCCTACGGGGTCCTCATG TTTGAAATGCTCACAGGGGCACTGCCCTTCCAGGGGAAGGACCGTAAGGAGACAATGACCCTCATCCTCAA AGCGAAACTGGGCATGCCACAGTTCCTGAGCGCTGAGGCTCAGAGTCTCCTGCGAGCCCTTTTCAAAAGGAATCCAGCCAACAGATTAG GCTCTGGGCCAGATGGGGCAGAGGAGATCAAGCGCCACCCTTTCTACTCCACCATCGACTGGAAC AAGCTGTACCGCAGGGAAATCAAACCCCCTTTTAAGCCTGCAGTGGGCCAGCCAGATGACACCTTTTATTTTGACACAGAGTTCACGTCACGGACACCAAAAG attccccaggtgtgcccccgaGTGCAGGGGCCCATCAGCTCTTCCGAGGCTTCAGTTTCGTGGCAACCGGGTTAATGGAGGATGGCAAAGTCcaccctccccagcctgccctgcatTCAGTTGTGCAG cagctgcacggCAAGAACGTCCAGTTCAGCGACGGGTACGTGGTGAAGGAGGCCATCGGCGTCGGCTCCTACTCCGTCTGCAAACGCTGCATCCACAAGGCCACCAACATGGAGTACGCAGTCAAG GTGATTGACAAGAGCAAGCGAGACCCTTCTGAGGAGATTGAGATCCTGCTGCGGTACGGGCAGCACCCAAACATCATCACCCTGAAAGAT GTGTATGATGATGGCAAGTACGTGTACCTGGTGACCGACCTCATGAGGggaggagagctgctggatAAAATCCTCAGACAGAAATTCTTCTCGGAGAGAGAAGCCAGTTCAGTCCTGCACATGATCTGTAAAACAGTGGAGTATCTGCATTCCCAAGGG GTGGTTCACAGGGACCTGAAGCCCAGCAATATCCTCTACGTGGATAAATCAGGGAACCCTGAGAGCATCCGAATCTGTGACTTTGGCTTTGccaagcagctcagggctgacaATGGGCTCCTCATGACCCCCTGTTACACAGCAAACTTCGTGGCACCCGAG GTCCTGAAACGCCAAGGCTACGACGAGGGCTGTGACATCTGGAGCCTGGGGGTCCTGCTGTACACGATGCTGGCAGG ctGCACTCCCTTTGCAAATGGTCCCAGTGACACTCCAGAAGAGATCCTGACACGGATAGGAGGAGGGAAGTTCTCCATCAGTGGGGGCAATTGGGACACCATTTCTGACATGGCCAAG GATCTGGTATCAAAGATGCTCCACGTAGATCCTCACCAGCGCCTCACAGCCAAGCAGGTCCTGCAGCATCCTTGGATAACCCAGAAGGACAGTTTACCCCAGAGCCAGCTCAATCACCAGGACATTCAGCTTGTAAAG GGCGCCATGGCTGCCACGTACTCGGCGCTGAACAGCTCCAAGCCAAGCCCTCAGCTGAAGCCCATCGAATCCTccatcctggcacagaggcGGGTGAAGAAGCTCCCCTCCACCACCCTGTGA
- the RPS6KA1 gene encoding ribosomal protein S6 kinase alpha-1 isoform X3, translating into MERDPKFPRLWAFLMLWLHRKQRAKPCSLQLPAPSQLSSPGEGVVQEINITHHVKEGSEKADPSQFELLKVLGQGSFGKVFLVRKITPPDTNHLYAMKVLKKATLKVRDRLRTKIERDILADVNHPFVVKLHYAFQTEGKLYLILDFLRGGDLFTRLSKEVMFTEEDVKFYLAELALGLDHLHSLGIIYRDLKPENILLDEEGHIKLTDFGLSKEAIDHEKKAYSFCGTVEYMAPEVVNRQGHSHSADWWSYGVLMFEMLTGALPFQGKDRKETMTLILKAKLGMPQFLSAEAQSLLRALFKRNPANRLGSGPDGAEEIKRHPFYSTIDWNKLYRREIKPPFKPAVGQPDDTFYFDTEFTSRTPKDSPGVPPSAGAHQLFRGFSFVATGLMEDGKVHPPQPALHSVVQQLHGKNVQFSDGYVVKEAIGVGSYSVCKRCIHKATNMEYAVKVIDKSKRDPSEEIEILLRYGQHPNIITLKDVYDDGKYVYLVTDLMRGGELLDKILRQKFFSEREASSVLHMICKTVEYLHSQGVVHRDLKPSNILYVDKSGNPESIRICDFGFAKQLRADNGLLMTPCYTANFVAPEVLKRQGYDEGCDIWSLGVLLYTMLAGCTPFANGPSDTPEEILTRIGGGKFSISGGNWDTISDMAKDLVSKMLHVDPHQRLTAKQVLQHPWITQKDSLPQSQLNHQDIQLVKGAMAATYSALNSSKPSPQLKPIESSILAQRRVKKLPSTTL; encoded by the exons ATGGAAAgggaccccaaatttccccGTTTGTGGGCGTTCCTGATGCTCTGGCTGCACAGGAAGCAGCGAGCcaagccctgcagcctgcagctgcctgcccccagccagCTCTCCAGCCCG GGGGAAGGTGTCGTGCAGGAAATCAACATCACCCACCATGTGAAGGAGGGCTCTGAGAAGGCTGATCCCTCACAGTTTGAGCTCCTGAaggtgctgggacagggctcTTTTGGCAAG GTTTTCTTGGTGAGAAAAATAACTCCCCCAGACACCAACCACCTCTATGCCATGAAAGTGCTGAAGAAGGCGACACTGAAAG TGCGGGACCGACTGAGGACAAAGATAGAAAGGGACATCCTGGCTGATGTCAACCATCCCTTTGTGGTGAAACTCCACTATG CATTCCAGACAGAGGGGAAGCTGTACCTCATCTTGGATTTCCTCAGAGGAGGTGACCTTTTCACTCGGCTTTCCAAAGAG GTCATGTTCACTGAGGAGGATGTGAAGTTCTacctggcagagctggcactgggacTCGACCACTTGCACAGCCTGGGGATCATCTACAGGGACCTCAAGCCAGAGAA CATCCTCTTGGATGAGGAGGGGCACATCAAACTCACAG ATTTTGGTTTGAGCAAGGAGGCCATAGACCACGAGAAGAAAGCCTACTCGTTCTGTGGGACCGTGGAGTACATGGCCCCAGAGGTGGTCAATCGCCAGGGCCACTCGCACAGTGCTGACTGGTGGTCCTACGGGGTCCTCATG TTTGAAATGCTCACAGGGGCACTGCCCTTCCAGGGGAAGGACCGTAAGGAGACAATGACCCTCATCCTCAA AGCGAAACTGGGCATGCCACAGTTCCTGAGCGCTGAGGCTCAGAGTCTCCTGCGAGCCCTTTTCAAAAGGAATCCAGCCAACAGATTAG GCTCTGGGCCAGATGGGGCAGAGGAGATCAAGCGCCACCCTTTCTACTCCACCATCGACTGGAAC AAGCTGTACCGCAGGGAAATCAAACCCCCTTTTAAGCCTGCAGTGGGCCAGCCAGATGACACCTTTTATTTTGACACAGAGTTCACGTCACGGACACCAAAAG attccccaggtgtgcccccgaGTGCAGGGGCCCATCAGCTCTTCCGAGGCTTCAGTTTCGTGGCAACCGGGTTAATGGAGGATGGCAAAGTCcaccctccccagcctgccctgcatTCAGTTGTGCAG cagctgcacggCAAGAACGTCCAGTTCAGCGACGGGTACGTGGTGAAGGAGGCCATCGGCGTCGGCTCCTACTCCGTCTGCAAACGCTGCATCCACAAGGCCACCAACATGGAGTACGCAGTCAAG GTGATTGACAAGAGCAAGCGAGACCCTTCTGAGGAGATTGAGATCCTGCTGCGGTACGGGCAGCACCCAAACATCATCACCCTGAAAGAT GTGTATGATGATGGCAAGTACGTGTACCTGGTGACCGACCTCATGAGGggaggagagctgctggatAAAATCCTCAGACAGAAATTCTTCTCGGAGAGAGAAGCCAGTTCAGTCCTGCACATGATCTGTAAAACAGTGGAGTATCTGCATTCCCAAGGG GTGGTTCACAGGGACCTGAAGCCCAGCAATATCCTCTACGTGGATAAATCAGGGAACCCTGAGAGCATCCGAATCTGTGACTTTGGCTTTGccaagcagctcagggctgacaATGGGCTCCTCATGACCCCCTGTTACACAGCAAACTTCGTGGCACCCGAG GTCCTGAAACGCCAAGGCTACGACGAGGGCTGTGACATCTGGAGCCTGGGGGTCCTGCTGTACACGATGCTGGCAGG ctGCACTCCCTTTGCAAATGGTCCCAGTGACACTCCAGAAGAGATCCTGACACGGATAGGAGGAGGGAAGTTCTCCATCAGTGGGGGCAATTGGGACACCATTTCTGACATGGCCAAG GATCTGGTATCAAAGATGCTCCACGTAGATCCTCACCAGCGCCTCACAGCCAAGCAGGTCCTGCAGCATCCTTGGATAACCCAGAAGGACAGTTTACCCCAGAGCCAGCTCAATCACCAGGACATTCAGCTTGTAAAG GGCGCCATGGCTGCCACGTACTCGGCGCTGAACAGCTCCAAGCCAAGCCCTCAGCTGAAGCCCATCGAATCCTccatcctggcacagaggcGGGTGAAGAAGCTCCCCTCCACCACCCTGTGA
- the RPS6KA1 gene encoding ribosomal protein S6 kinase alpha-1 isoform X2, whose protein sequence is MPLAQLAEPWPDMELVHLDTENGQPAPEEGGNPPSQAKSDITWIEKDLVDSADKGEGVVQEINITHHVKEGSEKADPSQFELLKVLGQGSFGKVFLVRKITPPDTNHLYAMKVLKKATLKVRDRLRTKIERDILADVNHPFVVKLHYAFQTEGKLYLILDFLRGGDLFTRLSKEVMFTEEDVKFYLAELALGLDHLHSLGIIYRDLKPENILLDEEGHIKLTDFGLSKEAIDHEKKAYSFCGTVEYMAPEVVNRQGHSHSADWWSYGVLMFEMLTGALPFQGKDRKETMTLILKAKLGMPQFLSAEAQSLLRALFKRNPANRLGSGPDGAEEIKRHPFYSTIDWNKLYRREIKPPFKPAVGQPDDTFYFDTEFTSRTPKDSPGVPPSAGAHQLFRGFSFVATGLMEDGKVHPPQPALHSVVQLHGKNVQFSDGYVVKEAIGVGSYSVCKRCIHKATNMEYAVKVIDKSKRDPSEEIEILLRYGQHPNIITLKDVYDDGKYVYLVTDLMRGGELLDKILRQKFFSEREASSVLHMICKTVEYLHSQGVVHRDLKPSNILYVDKSGNPESIRICDFGFAKQLRADNGLLMTPCYTANFVAPEVLKRQGYDEGCDIWSLGVLLYTMLAGCTPFANGPSDTPEEILTRIGGGKFSISGGNWDTISDMAKDLVSKMLHVDPHQRLTAKQVLQHPWITQKDSLPQSQLNHQDIQLVKGAMAATYSALNSSKPSPQLKPIESSILAQRRVKKLPSTTL, encoded by the exons ATGCCGCTCGCCCAGCTGGCCGAGCCCTGGCCCGACATGGAGCTGGTGCATCTGGACACGGAG AACGGGCAGCCAGCTCCAGAAGAAGGTGGGAATCCTCCATCCCAG GCAAAGTCTGACATCACTTGGATAGAGAAAGACCTGGTGGACTCTGCAGACAAG GGGGAAGGTGTCGTGCAGGAAATCAACATCACCCACCATGTGAAGGAGGGCTCTGAGAAGGCTGATCCCTCACAGTTTGAGCTCCTGAaggtgctgggacagggctcTTTTGGCAAG GTTTTCTTGGTGAGAAAAATAACTCCCCCAGACACCAACCACCTCTATGCCATGAAAGTGCTGAAGAAGGCGACACTGAAAG TGCGGGACCGACTGAGGACAAAGATAGAAAGGGACATCCTGGCTGATGTCAACCATCCCTTTGTGGTGAAACTCCACTATG CATTCCAGACAGAGGGGAAGCTGTACCTCATCTTGGATTTCCTCAGAGGAGGTGACCTTTTCACTCGGCTTTCCAAAGAG GTCATGTTCACTGAGGAGGATGTGAAGTTCTacctggcagagctggcactgggacTCGACCACTTGCACAGCCTGGGGATCATCTACAGGGACCTCAAGCCAGAGAA CATCCTCTTGGATGAGGAGGGGCACATCAAACTCACAG ATTTTGGTTTGAGCAAGGAGGCCATAGACCACGAGAAGAAAGCCTACTCGTTCTGTGGGACCGTGGAGTACATGGCCCCAGAGGTGGTCAATCGCCAGGGCCACTCGCACAGTGCTGACTGGTGGTCCTACGGGGTCCTCATG TTTGAAATGCTCACAGGGGCACTGCCCTTCCAGGGGAAGGACCGTAAGGAGACAATGACCCTCATCCTCAA AGCGAAACTGGGCATGCCACAGTTCCTGAGCGCTGAGGCTCAGAGTCTCCTGCGAGCCCTTTTCAAAAGGAATCCAGCCAACAGATTAG GCTCTGGGCCAGATGGGGCAGAGGAGATCAAGCGCCACCCTTTCTACTCCACCATCGACTGGAAC AAGCTGTACCGCAGGGAAATCAAACCCCCTTTTAAGCCTGCAGTGGGCCAGCCAGATGACACCTTTTATTTTGACACAGAGTTCACGTCACGGACACCAAAAG attccccaggtgtgcccccgaGTGCAGGGGCCCATCAGCTCTTCCGAGGCTTCAGTTTCGTGGCAACCGGGTTAATGGAGGATGGCAAAGTCcaccctccccagcctgccctgcatTCAGTTGTGCAG ctgcacggCAAGAACGTCCAGTTCAGCGACGGGTACGTGGTGAAGGAGGCCATCGGCGTCGGCTCCTACTCCGTCTGCAAACGCTGCATCCACAAGGCCACCAACATGGAGTACGCAGTCAAG GTGATTGACAAGAGCAAGCGAGACCCTTCTGAGGAGATTGAGATCCTGCTGCGGTACGGGCAGCACCCAAACATCATCACCCTGAAAGAT GTGTATGATGATGGCAAGTACGTGTACCTGGTGACCGACCTCATGAGGggaggagagctgctggatAAAATCCTCAGACAGAAATTCTTCTCGGAGAGAGAAGCCAGTTCAGTCCTGCACATGATCTGTAAAACAGTGGAGTATCTGCATTCCCAAGGG GTGGTTCACAGGGACCTGAAGCCCAGCAATATCCTCTACGTGGATAAATCAGGGAACCCTGAGAGCATCCGAATCTGTGACTTTGGCTTTGccaagcagctcagggctgacaATGGGCTCCTCATGACCCCCTGTTACACAGCAAACTTCGTGGCACCCGAG GTCCTGAAACGCCAAGGCTACGACGAGGGCTGTGACATCTGGAGCCTGGGGGTCCTGCTGTACACGATGCTGGCAGG ctGCACTCCCTTTGCAAATGGTCCCAGTGACACTCCAGAAGAGATCCTGACACGGATAGGAGGAGGGAAGTTCTCCATCAGTGGGGGCAATTGGGACACCATTTCTGACATGGCCAAG GATCTGGTATCAAAGATGCTCCACGTAGATCCTCACCAGCGCCTCACAGCCAAGCAGGTCCTGCAGCATCCTTGGATAACCCAGAAGGACAGTTTACCCCAGAGCCAGCTCAATCACCAGGACATTCAGCTTGTAAAG GGCGCCATGGCTGCCACGTACTCGGCGCTGAACAGCTCCAAGCCAAGCCCTCAGCTGAAGCCCATCGAATCCTccatcctggcacagaggcGGGTGAAGAAGCTCCCCTCCACCACCCTGTGA
- the RPS6KA1 gene encoding ribosomal protein S6 kinase alpha-1 isoform X4: MPLAQLAEPWPDMELVHLDTEAKSDITWIEKDLVDSADKGEGVVQEINITHHVKEGSEKADPSQFELLKVLGQGSFGKVFLVRKITPPDTNHLYAMKVLKKATLKVRDRLRTKIERDILADVNHPFVVKLHYAFQTEGKLYLILDFLRGGDLFTRLSKEVMFTEEDVKFYLAELALGLDHLHSLGIIYRDLKPENILLDEEGHIKLTDFGLSKEAIDHEKKAYSFCGTVEYMAPEVVNRQGHSHSADWWSYGVLMFEMLTGALPFQGKDRKETMTLILKAKLGMPQFLSAEAQSLLRALFKRNPANRLGSGPDGAEEIKRHPFYSTIDWNKLYRREIKPPFKPAVGQPDDTFYFDTEFTSRTPKDSPGVPPSAGAHQLFRGFSFVATGLMEDGKVHPPQPALHSVVQQLHGKNVQFSDGYVVKEAIGVGSYSVCKRCIHKATNMEYAVKVIDKSKRDPSEEIEILLRYGQHPNIITLKDVYDDGKYVYLVTDLMRGGELLDKILRQKFFSEREASSVLHMICKTVEYLHSQGVVHRDLKPSNILYVDKSGNPESIRICDFGFAKQLRADNGLLMTPCYTANFVAPEVLKRQGYDEGCDIWSLGVLLYTMLAGCTPFANGPSDTPEEILTRIGGGKFSISGGNWDTISDMAKDLVSKMLHVDPHQRLTAKQVLQHPWITQKDSLPQSQLNHQDIQLVKGAMAATYSALNSSKPSPQLKPIESSILAQRRVKKLPSTTL; encoded by the exons ATGCCGCTCGCCCAGCTGGCCGAGCCCTGGCCCGACATGGAGCTGGTGCATCTGGACACGGAG GCAAAGTCTGACATCACTTGGATAGAGAAAGACCTGGTGGACTCTGCAGACAAG GGGGAAGGTGTCGTGCAGGAAATCAACATCACCCACCATGTGAAGGAGGGCTCTGAGAAGGCTGATCCCTCACAGTTTGAGCTCCTGAaggtgctgggacagggctcTTTTGGCAAG GTTTTCTTGGTGAGAAAAATAACTCCCCCAGACACCAACCACCTCTATGCCATGAAAGTGCTGAAGAAGGCGACACTGAAAG TGCGGGACCGACTGAGGACAAAGATAGAAAGGGACATCCTGGCTGATGTCAACCATCCCTTTGTGGTGAAACTCCACTATG CATTCCAGACAGAGGGGAAGCTGTACCTCATCTTGGATTTCCTCAGAGGAGGTGACCTTTTCACTCGGCTTTCCAAAGAG GTCATGTTCACTGAGGAGGATGTGAAGTTCTacctggcagagctggcactgggacTCGACCACTTGCACAGCCTGGGGATCATCTACAGGGACCTCAAGCCAGAGAA CATCCTCTTGGATGAGGAGGGGCACATCAAACTCACAG ATTTTGGTTTGAGCAAGGAGGCCATAGACCACGAGAAGAAAGCCTACTCGTTCTGTGGGACCGTGGAGTACATGGCCCCAGAGGTGGTCAATCGCCAGGGCCACTCGCACAGTGCTGACTGGTGGTCCTACGGGGTCCTCATG TTTGAAATGCTCACAGGGGCACTGCCCTTCCAGGGGAAGGACCGTAAGGAGACAATGACCCTCATCCTCAA AGCGAAACTGGGCATGCCACAGTTCCTGAGCGCTGAGGCTCAGAGTCTCCTGCGAGCCCTTTTCAAAAGGAATCCAGCCAACAGATTAG GCTCTGGGCCAGATGGGGCAGAGGAGATCAAGCGCCACCCTTTCTACTCCACCATCGACTGGAAC AAGCTGTACCGCAGGGAAATCAAACCCCCTTTTAAGCCTGCAGTGGGCCAGCCAGATGACACCTTTTATTTTGACACAGAGTTCACGTCACGGACACCAAAAG attccccaggtgtgcccccgaGTGCAGGGGCCCATCAGCTCTTCCGAGGCTTCAGTTTCGTGGCAACCGGGTTAATGGAGGATGGCAAAGTCcaccctccccagcctgccctgcatTCAGTTGTGCAG cagctgcacggCAAGAACGTCCAGTTCAGCGACGGGTACGTGGTGAAGGAGGCCATCGGCGTCGGCTCCTACTCCGTCTGCAAACGCTGCATCCACAAGGCCACCAACATGGAGTACGCAGTCAAG GTGATTGACAAGAGCAAGCGAGACCCTTCTGAGGAGATTGAGATCCTGCTGCGGTACGGGCAGCACCCAAACATCATCACCCTGAAAGAT GTGTATGATGATGGCAAGTACGTGTACCTGGTGACCGACCTCATGAGGggaggagagctgctggatAAAATCCTCAGACAGAAATTCTTCTCGGAGAGAGAAGCCAGTTCAGTCCTGCACATGATCTGTAAAACAGTGGAGTATCTGCATTCCCAAGGG GTGGTTCACAGGGACCTGAAGCCCAGCAATATCCTCTACGTGGATAAATCAGGGAACCCTGAGAGCATCCGAATCTGTGACTTTGGCTTTGccaagcagctcagggctgacaATGGGCTCCTCATGACCCCCTGTTACACAGCAAACTTCGTGGCACCCGAG GTCCTGAAACGCCAAGGCTACGACGAGGGCTGTGACATCTGGAGCCTGGGGGTCCTGCTGTACACGATGCTGGCAGG ctGCACTCCCTTTGCAAATGGTCCCAGTGACACTCCAGAAGAGATCCTGACACGGATAGGAGGAGGGAAGTTCTCCATCAGTGGGGGCAATTGGGACACCATTTCTGACATGGCCAAG GATCTGGTATCAAAGATGCTCCACGTAGATCCTCACCAGCGCCTCACAGCCAAGCAGGTCCTGCAGCATCCTTGGATAACCCAGAAGGACAGTTTACCCCAGAGCCAGCTCAATCACCAGGACATTCAGCTTGTAAAG GGCGCCATGGCTGCCACGTACTCGGCGCTGAACAGCTCCAAGCCAAGCCCTCAGCTGAAGCCCATCGAATCCTccatcctggcacagaggcGGGTGAAGAAGCTCCCCTCCACCACCCTGTGA